The segment GAAGAATCTTGTCACCGACGCCTTCGTCCCACATCCGCTTCCAGCCGCCGCCCTGGGTGATCGCCCTGCGCCGCATCAAATGCCAGGAGCGCTCGGCGGCGTTCCTGGCCACGTCAACTACTTTGGTGCGATCAACTGGACCCAGGCCATAGGCGTCCACCAGCACGGCGGCCCGGGAGGCGCCGTCGACCTGGCGCATGACGGGATCGCGGTCGGTGGCGGGCATCCAGGCGCCCCACCAGAGGAGCAAGTTCGCAACTTCTTCCGCCCGGGTTGCGGGGCGCACCAAATCGAAGTCGATCAGGGCGACGGCGGTACCGTCGCGGAAGACGATATTCTCCGGAGTGATGTCCATGTGGGCGAGGAATGTCGCCGGTCCCGCAATCGAGGCCGGGCACCCGTGGGGATCGGCATCGTCGCCCGTGCGTCCCCAGCCGGGTATGCCAAGCGGCTGCACGGCGTCATCGTAGGCCCGCACCAAGCGCGCGACGCTGATGGCGCTCGATTCGTCGGCGACCCAGCTTGGCCAGGGGCGGCCGGCGGTGTCCCCAGGAACGAAACTCAGGGTGTCCCTGCCGCTTTCGTCGATGCCCAGGAAGCGGGGCGCTCCCTGGAATCCGGCCGATTGCAGGAAATCCAGGAGACGGCGGACCCGCTGCGAAGCGTCGCTTGCAGGGCGCCGCACTGTATCGCCCACCCGGACGAGCCCCTCCGTCACGTCCCCGCCGAGTAGCGGAACGGCAGGTTCCGGCTGCCCGGGCTCGACGTACGGACGGGTATCTGTAGTCATCGTCCGATGCTGCCACGGCCGGGTCGCTGGCGCCAGCCGGTGTGGTCCGGGCAAGCGCGCCCGTCTCCAAGCGGTAGTGTCATCTGCGATGGAAGATCTGGGCGGCACCGTACTCACAGCGGCTGGAGCCTTTGCGGCGACAAACCTTGATGACCTCCTGGTCTTGTCCGTTCTCTTCTTGTCAGCCAGGACGCGGCCGGTGCCAAGACTCTGGAGAATTTGGGTCGGCCAATACATCGGCATCGGAATACTGACCGTGGTGGCGGCTGCGGCGGCAGTGGCGCTCACTCCCGTCCCGGTGGAGTGGGTGGGTTTCCTCGGTCTGGTGCCGCTTGTTTTGGGCTGTTACGCCTTGCTCAAGTTTGCCCGCCCGTCCGGCGATCCACCGAAGCCCCGGTCGCTGACGCTGCCTGTGGTTGTCGTCGTGACAGTAGCCAACGGTGGGGACAACATTTCGGTATACATTCCGCTGTTCCGCTCGCTGGGACCGGCTTCTTCGGTGGTGACGGGGCTGACTTTCGCGGTGATGGTGGCGGTGTGGTGCGCCGCCGGCTACTGGCTGACAGCGCATCCGACTGTAGCTGCGCTCTGCCGCCGGGCTGGAAACTGGGTTATTCCTATGGTGTATGTCGCGCTCGGGGCAACCATCATTGTCCGCTCCGGAGTCATTGCGCTGCTGTTCCAGCGCTGAACTACACGCAGCATGCAGGGTTCTCCCATTCGGAAGTGATATGACTGCGGGTGGGTTTCAACCGGAAGCGCGCAGGAGGATTGGCAGGGTATGTTCCGAAATTGGTTTGTTGTAGGCGCTCTGGTGCTGCTTTTCGGGGCAGCGGCTGTCTTGGGGTTCGCAG is part of the Arthrobacter ramosus genome and harbors:
- a CDS encoding phosphotransferase, whose product is MTTDTRPYVEPGQPEPAVPLLGGDVTEGLVRVGDTVRRPASDASQRVRRLLDFLQSAGFQGAPRFLGIDESGRDTLSFVPGDTAGRPWPSWVADESSAISVARLVRAYDDAVQPLGIPGWGRTGDDADPHGCPASIAGPATFLAHMDITPENIVFRDGTAVALIDFDLVRPATRAEEVANLLLWWGAWMPATDRDPVMRQVDGASRAAVLVDAYGLGPVDRTKVVDVARNAAERSWHLMRRRAITQGGGWKRMWDEGVGDKILRRQAWLAENAAVLHAAIT
- a CDS encoding cadmium resistance transporter; translation: MEDLGGTVLTAAGAFAATNLDDLLVLSVLFLSARTRPVPRLWRIWVGQYIGIGILTVVAAAAAVALTPVPVEWVGFLGLVPLVLGCYALLKFARPSGDPPKPRSLTLPVVVVVTVANGGDNISVYIPLFRSLGPASSVVTGLTFAVMVAVWCAAGYWLTAHPTVAALCRRAGNWVIPMVYVALGATIIVRSGVIALLFQR